Proteins encoded by one window of Bacillota bacterium:
- a CDS encoding DUF4392 domain-containing protein, protein MPHTNLQSTVAGIIAENIDRLITVDFHARGIVEPVYREARRKQGEPLAYLAARRLSEACGRKVPVPSEDPRDRPVVIVATGFMIRGAGMPETDGVTGAALLARGLFLAFGAVPVIVTEEAAMGVLGAACGAAGLKPVSGIGVACGLPGSVAVLPFPVDPASARHEAARIADEARPAAMISIERPGMNSAGVHHNSFGASVSDITARIDELFLEIAKRRILTVAIGDLGNELGMGEVAEVVEAVTPFGQTCHCPCGHGIACPIPADVTVVGAVSDDVAYGMLACLAHIQRVPTVLPEPEIARAVLAAAVDAGAVDGVTGKCVMSIDVLGIEVHMALLSLLRAVLAHGEAHDRMRPEFLSHLRRLASL, encoded by the coding sequence GTGCCGCACACGAACCTGCAATCAACTGTCGCCGGAATCATCGCGGAGAACATCGACCGGCTGATAACTGTGGATTTTCACGCCCGGGGCATTGTGGAACCGGTCTACCGCGAGGCAAGGCGCAAGCAGGGAGAGCCTCTTGCATATCTCGCAGCCCGCAGGCTCTCAGAAGCATGCGGGCGCAAAGTCCCGGTGCCTTCCGAGGACCCGCGGGACCGTCCAGTGGTAATAGTCGCAACTGGGTTCATGATCCGCGGTGCGGGAATGCCGGAAACTGACGGCGTCACAGGCGCCGCGCTCCTCGCCCGCGGGCTCTTTCTTGCGTTCGGGGCGGTTCCTGTGATTGTCACCGAAGAGGCGGCGATGGGTGTCCTCGGGGCAGCCTGTGGCGCAGCAGGGCTCAAGCCTGTCTCCGGGATCGGTGTCGCCTGCGGGCTGCCAGGGTCGGTGGCTGTGCTCCCATTTCCTGTCGACCCGGCGTCGGCACGTCACGAAGCTGCGAGAATCGCGGATGAGGCACGCCCCGCCGCAATGATCTCCATTGAACGGCCGGGCATGAACTCCGCCGGCGTCCATCACAACTCCTTCGGCGCGTCGGTGTCTGACATCACCGCGCGCATTGATGAGCTTTTCCTGGAAATCGCGAAGCGCAGGATCCTTACGGTGGCTATCGGAGACCTCGGCAATGAACTGGGCATGGGTGAAGTGGCCGAGGTCGTAGAGGCGGTCACGCCCTTCGGACAGACGTGTCACTGCCCGTGCGGGCACGGCATAGCTTGCCCGATCCCGGCGGACGTGACAGTCGTGGGTGCGGTCTCTGATGACGTGGCCTATGGAATGCTCGCGTGTCTCGCACATATCCAGAGAGTCCCCACAGTGCTGCCAGAACCCGAGATCGCTCGAGCCGTTCTGGCAGCAGCGGTGGATGCCGGGGCGGTTGACGGCGTGACAGGCAAGTGTGTCATGTCCATTGACGTACTGGGTATCGAGGTCCACATGGCTCTCCTCTCGCTTCTCCGGGCGGTCCTAGCGCATGGGGAGGCCCATGACCGGATGCGTCCAGAATTCCTTTCTCATCTCCGAAGACTCGCCTCCCTATGA